ATACTCCAGGTGCTGTTGAATTTCAGCTCCTCATGACTTCTATTTTatccttaccatccgtgcatgcaAAGTAATAATCCTGCTCACATCATGAACGCACGAGTAAAATATTTTGCATTTgatataatcaaaacaggataggagtcaaaaagtcaacactacaTATACATGCTTGTAGCTTGGGATTGAAACCATGACAATTTTCATTGGTGAGGTACTAGAAATTACACATAGGCTTTGTTGAGGTAGGCACACTActgtactttattattattattattattattattattattattattattattattattattattattttcaattttatgtattggtttattaaaaaaaaaaaacttatttcatAACATATTCACACTATGCTGATGTGGGCATTTCTTGGGAGTTGTTATAGTAAAACCACTTTTTGCCCCACCTTCTTCATTTCTTCAATTCGATAGTGGCTAGTAATCTAGTCACGGCTGTTCCTTAGGCATATGATAATCTACTAAGTGATTATTCATCATAGGTTTGTGATTATCACTAGCTAACTTggccaaaaaaaatataataatgcaCAATTCTCCTACTCTCTTTTCTTGTTACGTTAACCCATGATATTACAAACTCGTGATGAAAGTTATTTTCCTAATCTACCTTCTTGTAGCTCACCTAGAGGCTTACACTCCACTGCCTATTATTTTTGTCATGGATTCACGAGCTTATGACTTCTTGTTTTCAGTTGTCTCACATACACATTGCTAGAAACTTTTATTGTATGCTTAGTTATAACATGAACTAGCTTGGTAATGTTGATGCAATAATTTATTGTAGGTGCTGAGGCTTTCACCAAGGGCTCTTTTTGACCTGCATAGGAAATGAGTACTTAGGTTACCATAATGAATAGGGAGATGTCTCTAAAAGGAAGGGATACATTTTGTGCCTTAAGGCTTATTTATAGGAATAGAAACTCTTTTATACATGGCTAAGGAATATGTAAAGACCTAAATAGTGTTAATAGAAAGTGTACGAGTTGGTACCATGATATGTATACTGTTCCAAATTCATCTACGGAGTCACAAAAATGCATTGACAATCTCCATTGTTAGCTTTACATGGTTGTTAAGGTTTTGCAAAGTGTTAGCTTGTAGCACACATCAACCAGAACCAATGAGTTCAAACTAAATTTCCATCAATTATATGTTTCTTTGTACATTATTTGACTTGAATCTCATCCATCTACAAATTCTTCTTTTACATGAAACTTgacttttaatttcttgcatttCTATTTCTCGATTTCAATTAATTGATTATtgtaaaacattaaaaataatgTTATAGCATGCTTGATAATGGTACTTTGagagatttttttatttatttttttgaaaaggtaCTTTGACGACTTAATTGGATCGcttaaaattttctttcaagtGGACAAATCTCATTCCCAAACAAATGGCATACACAAATTTCTTATAAGAATTAGATGCCTTTATATTTCTTAATTGATATAGTTTATTAGAAACCAAGGAGCATGTTCGGCACACACGATTGATAGTTATGACTCAACCTTAATAACATCATATTAATAGGTtatcacaaaaaaaattattgtaagaGATTTTCATGAGCAATGTAATAAAAATTATACCATGGGCGTAAAGAAATTCAATCAACCTTAAAAATCCAAATCACTtctgaaaaaatgaaaattttttgattattttttgtgATAAATAGCATGAATTGATAGGAacaatataaatatcaatattgattatctattttttttttaaaagagataaattttttttgaaggGACCCACCTTAACAAAGCTAGGCTTTGTGTAGTGGAGGGCAGCCTAGCTAAATGTTCCAAATAATAATTACTGATAGTAATAAATCTATTAAAGAAACAATTAAAGGTAGATATATGCAAAGGATTCTTAATTAGTTAATACTTACCAACTAAATAATTTGTGTATTTATAAATGCAATATATGCGTAATAAAGAAGTGTTTGTGAGCATGAGCTTTGAATTTCTTAGAATTATATATAGAGTTAGACTTGAAagccatatttattattattattattattattattattattattattagtattattattattattattatttgtgaaaaatatttccATAATTGCTGCATACCATACTTGGATATGCAaatattattttccatatttattattattattattattattattattattattataattattattattttcctatttttcttaACGCTATGCAAATATTTCTATTTTAAAAAGAAGCTTTAATGTACATAAACGGTCTCaaattttaaaagatattcaCATAAATATGCTTACTAAGATTAACTAGTTCTTATAAATGTACATAAactaaagaaaatttttttgatATTAAAAAAACACACTTTCTAAGTACCTACCACAAAAGTATGAATCAAGATTTTCCTTCTATCCTATATTTTGGGGTTTGGAATTAATATTCAATGTTCCTAAAATTTCAATACAATCGAGAAATTACATGTTAAAATATTCAATGTTCCTAAAAGTACGAATCGCATATTAAACCTTGTCGTTTCAAAAAATTTCCTTCTATCTTATATTTTGaagcttgaaattaattcaaggtttttaatttaaatttatgtaaatttagacaaaatttaatataaaataatactgaattttgtctaaatttatacaaatcaaaatttaaaaccaaaaatCTTTACTCCTAAACACATTTTATTGTCAAATAAGTCGAACAAGtaaattgaaaataattatttcaaaactAATCACTTTTAGTGCACTTGCAATAGGATAAAATTACATATCAAATTCTTAGataatatttatttcattttcacaCTATTTTATTATGTGAACTGCAGATAAGATTTTGTAATTATAATTAATGAAAATCTAATATAGTAAGAAAGGTAAGATAGGATTTGGAAATATGAAATTAAGATAATTCATACACAACTTATTAACTAATACAATTTTTAAATTACAAAACTTACCTTAGTTAAGCCAAATATCTTAATCTTACCATAAAAgattagaaaaatgaaaaagccCAACTTCTTTTTTTCAAGCTCTCCTACTACTCCACGACTAAATAGGCCTCGAGATTATAATTTGTGGATTTTCTTAAAAATGaaaacagagaaaaaaaaaaaagaagcattaAATTGCCTATTTATTAAAACAAACAATCATGGCAAgaattaaattacaaaaatataaccaaaatTGCAGTAGCACAATCGAATCACGAATTAAGGGACACATTTATGTGGATAGAAGAATCACTTAATATGATATCTTTTGAGCTGTCGGATTTTGGATGATCTGTGTTTACTCTCACAGATCTGTGTTTGATTCTAACAAATACTCAACGCATGCATCTCGTTCAATGCTACCGCCTTTTTGAGGGTTCAAAAGATCGGCTATCCTCGTTGCACTTCTCTCCACATTGCCTCAAGTAGAGTGGTGCATAAATGACAACCTGTGAAGGAGAAAAGACTAACATGACACAGTCCATGCATTGTAATCCTTGACACAGTATGACAACTTTGGTTTAGCACGAGGGATTTTATTTCAGGtcaatttaaattttgttttcttgAAACTGAACAACCTTGTCCCCATATAAACTGTGGCAGCATTTCAAACTTTCCCTATATTTTATTTCAGGTCAATATCCCCACATTTTGTCACTTTCTCATCCCCTCGCAATCTCAGTGGTAGCATGACAAGGAAGAAGGTGAAGTTGGCATACATCACCAACGACTCGGCCAGGAAGGCGACCttcaagaagaggaagaaggggCTGATGAAGAAGGTGAGCGAGCTGAGCACCCTGTGCGGCATCGACGCCTGTGCCATCATCTACAGCCCCTACGACTCCCAGCCGGAGGTCTGGCCCTCTCCCGCCGGCGCCCACCGCGTTCTCTCCAAGTTCCGCAAGATGCCGGAGATGGAGCagagcaagaagatggtgaaccAGGAGAGCTTCCTTCGCCAGCGCATCTCCAAGGCCCGCGACCAGCTCAAGAAACAGCTCAAGGAGAACCGCGAAAAGGAAGTCGCCAACCTCATGTACCGCGCTCTCGCCGGCAAAGCCTCTCTCCACGCCCTCTCCCTTCCCGACCTCCACGACCTCGGCTGGCTCCTCGACCATTACCTCAACGACATCCACCGCCGCATGGACTCTTTTGGTTTGTCCGGCGGTAGTGGTAGCAGCGGCGGGAGTACTGGTGGTGCTGGAGAGAGTAACCATCAGCAGGACCACCTGCAGGCGGCTTCGGCCGTGGGGCCGGAGGTTGGGAATTTGGGGGCGGAGGCGATGCAGAGTCACCGGTGGCTGATGGAGCTGCTCAACTCGTCAAGCGTGAACGGGGATCAGAGTATTAACAATCAAGGAGGGTTTGGAGGAGGCGACGGCTCGGCGGTGACGGGAGGAGCAGGGGAGGATATTAATATGATGCTGCCGTTGATTGGGGATGCTACCAACAACTACCACAGCAGTTTGTGGTCTAGTGCTTTTTTCCCTTAATTAATTCAGAACTCCTGGGggaaaaaaattcatatcatgcatttttagtttttttttttgtttgtttattttataatattttaataaattttgagttataattaaatttttagtgGATCAGATTTCATCCAAAGATTTGTAATAATTCATATTGTGATAATAAATTgtacaaaaatataataaataaattgtaTTCATATGCATATGTATTGTGCATATCAATCTGTTCAATTAattttagtatttaattatttatgtgtGTATACAAaacttataaaaaaatataaacaccttctatatatatatatatatatatatatatatatatatatatg
The Malania oleifera isolate guangnan ecotype guangnan chromosome 13, ASM2987363v1, whole genome shotgun sequence DNA segment above includes these coding regions:
- the LOC131145884 gene encoding agamous-like MADS-box protein AGL80, giving the protein MTRKKVKLAYITNDSARKATFKKRKKGLMKKVSELSTLCGIDACAIIYSPYDSQPEVWPSPAGAHRVLSKFRKMPEMEQSKKMVNQESFLRQRISKARDQLKKQLKENREKEVANLMYRALAGKASLHALSLPDLHDLGWLLDHYLNDIHRRMDSFGLSGGSGSSGGSTGGAGESNHQQDHLQAASAVGPEVGNLGAEAMQSHRWLMELLNSSSVNGDQSINNQGGFGGGDGSAVTGGAGEDINMMLPLIGDATNNYHSMSECVQGNLPRGLPENGAGGTGRSCRRGSWRSEADVAGDDAAWAAAAAVA